In Puntigrus tetrazona isolate hp1 chromosome 22, ASM1883169v1, whole genome shotgun sequence, one genomic interval encodes:
- the LOC122328213 gene encoding granzyme-like protein 1: MTIISLLLLISLLPHLTFTDRGNVVIVNGKEAKPHSRPYMVSLQKDKTHICGGFLISDEFVMTAAHCRKRSEKLTVVVGAHDVKNKNEGSVSIRVKSYHKHPGYCSNSGFNDIMLLRLKKTVQGMNNVKTISIPTQDGDIEADAVCSVAGWGRLQAKGKGSDYLMEANVYIMDNTECETRWEEWYSVSQMTCAHGHGGSCKGDSGGPLVCGDTAVGVTSFGSEVLCNSPEKPNVYTKISAYLRWIRKTIKNVK, from the exons ATGACCATCATCTCTCTGCTCCTGCTGATCTCTCTGCTTCCACACCTGACCTTCACCG ATCGTGGGAATGTGGTTATAGTGAACGGCAAAGAAGCAAAACCACACTCCAGACCGTACATGGTTTCTCTTCAGAAGGACAAGACGCATATCTGTGGTGGCTTTCTCATCTCTGATGAGTTCGTGATGACTGCTGCACACTGCCGGAAAAG AAGTGAAAAACTGACAGTCGTTGTTGGTGCACATGACGTAAAAAATAAGAATGAGGGGTCTGTCAGCATCAGAGTGAAGTCCTACCACAAGCATCCAGGCTATTGCAGTAATTCAGGCTTTAATGACATCATGCTTTTGAGG CTAAAGAAAACGGTTCAAGGAATGAATAATGTCAAGACAATTTCCATACCAACACAAGATGGAGACATTGAAGCTGATGCTGTCTGCAGTGTGGCCGGCTGGGGCAGACTACAGGCTAAAGGCAAAGGGAGTGATTATCTAATGGAggcaaatgtgtatataatggATAACACAGAATGTGAAACAAGGTGGGAAGAGTGGTACTCCGTCTCACAGATGACGTGCGCACATGGCCACGGCGGATCCTGCAAA GGCGATTCTGGGGGTCCTTTGGTTTGTGGAGACACTGCAGTTGGGGTTACATCTTTTGGATCTGAGGTTCTCTGCAATTCACCTGAAAAGCCTAATGTCTATACTAAGATTTCAGCTTATCTGCGGTGGATcagaaaaacaatcaaaaatgttaagtaa
- the LOC122328210 gene encoding mast cell protease 1A-like produces MMALITLLLLISLLPHLTFTARANVGIVKGREAKPHSRPYMVSIQLNKKHVCGGFLISDEFVMTAAHCWKGYPEILLVVVGAHDLWNNKHSYHVEVKSYISHPHYTFCAHWNDIMLLRLQEKVKLNNYVKWISLPKEGDVNGGILCSVAGWGKLSLKGRTTSSVLMEANMTTINHAECLHKWGSKYFTSKMICAHGRGGSCTGDSGGPLVCGDTAVGVTSFVSNKSCNSPEKPNVYTEISAFLPWIHQITRNISNTSQ; encoded by the exons ATGATGGCCCTCATCACTCTGCTCCTGCTGATCTCTCTGCTTCCACACCTGACCTTCACCG ctcGTGCAAATGTGGGTATAGTGAAAGGCAGAGAAGCAAAACCTCACTCCAGACCGTACATGGTTTCCATTCAACTTAATAAGAAACATGTTTGTGGTGGATTCCTCATCTCTGATGAGTTTGTCATGACTGCTGCACACTGCTGGAAAGG ATATCCAGAGATTCTGTTGGTTGTGGTCGGTGCTCATGACTTATGGAACAACAAACATTCATACCATGTCGAAGTGAAGTCCTACATCTCACATCCGCACTATACATTCTGTGCGCATTGGAACGACATCATGCTTTTGAGG CTACAGGAAAAGGTCAAACTAAACAACTATGTTAAATGGATATCGTTACCGAAGGAAGGAGATGTCAATGGAGGTATTCTCTGTAGTGTTGCTGGCTGGGGAAAATTGTCGTTGAAAGGTCGAACGACGAGCAGTGTTTTAATGGAGGCAAACATGACTACAATAAACCATGCAGAGTGTCTGCATAAATGGGGATCAAAATACTTCACCTCAAAGATGATCTGTGCACATGGTCGTGGAGGATCCTGCACA GGAGATTCTGGAGGCCCGCTGGTTTGTGGAGACACTGCAGTTGGTGTCACATCTTTTGTGTCCAATAAGAGCTGCAATTCACCTGAGAAGCCTAATGTCTATACTGAGATTTCAGCATTTCTTCCATGGATTCACCAAATTACTAGAAATATTagtaacacttcacaataa
- the LOC122327872 gene encoding complement factor D-like, translating into MMAFISLLLLISLLPNLTFTVHVKGGIVNGTEVKPHSRPFMVSLQKNWRHVCGGFLISDRFVMTAAHCWKNENLTAVVGAHDLRQNEVLVRIGVKSYHVHPEFNKHTLQNDIMILRLEKEVEQNKNVMKISISKNKREMEAGSVCSVAGWGRLSFNGRKTYRLMEANVKIMDNTECKNKWKDNFSASEMMCVYGHGGSCKEDGGGPLVCKDTAVGVTSFGDPKICNNPERPEVYVKISAYIPWICSIIANVK; encoded by the exons ATGATGGCCTTCATCTCTCTGCTCCTGCTGATCTCTCTGCTGCCAAACCTGACCTTCACTG ttcatGTGAAGGGGGGTATAGTGAACGGCACAGAAGTAAAACCCCACTCCAGACCTTTCATGGTTTCTCTTCAGAAGAACTGGAGACATGTCTGTGGTGGATTTCTCATTTCTGATAGATTTGTTATGACTGCTGCACACTGCTGGAA AAATGAGAACCTAACAGCTGTGGTTGGTGCACATGACCTAAGACAGAATGAAGTGCTTGTCCGCATTGGTGTGAAGTCCTACCACGTGCATCCTGAATTCAACAAGCACACTTTGCAGAATGACATTATGATTTTGAGG CTAGAGAAAGAAGTCGAACAAAACAAGAATGTAATGAAGATTTCCATATCAAAAAataagagagagatggaggctGGTTCTGTCTGCAGTGTAGCTGGCTGGGGAAGACTGAGCTTTAACGGGAGAAAGACTTATCGTCTCATGGAAGCAAATGTGAAGATCATGGATAACactgaatgcaaaaataaatggaaagacAACTTTTCAGCCTCAGAGATGATGTGTGTCTATGGCCACGGAGGAAGCTGTAAG GAGGATGGAGGAGGTCCTTTGGTTTGTAAAGACACTGCAGTCGGTGTCACTTCCTTTGGTGACCCAAAAATCTGCAATAATCCTGAACGACCTGAAGTTTATGTAAAGATTTCTGCATATATTCCATGGATCTGCTCGATTATCGCAAATGTTAAGTGA
- the LOC122328190 gene encoding mannan-binding lectin serine protease 1-like produces MTIISLLLLISLLPHLTFTARVKVGIVNGKEAKPHSRPYMVSLQKNFKHICGGFLISDEFVMTAAHCWKGYPSILTAVVGAHDLRNCNRSCSVEVMSYIPHPYYTICSRQNDIMLLRLQEKVKLNNYVKWISLTKKGDVNGGTLCNVAGWGRLSTDGTLSSVLMEANMTTINQRECLHKWGSKYSASQMICAHGRGGSCKGDSGGPLVCGDTAVGVTSFGSGIRCNSPDYPNVYTEISAFLPWIQQIIRMFVSDSLPIVFIMNIISLLLLVTLLPNLTFTVHVKGGIVNGTEVKPHSRPFMVSLQKNWRHVCGGFLISDRFVMTAAHCWKNEKLTVVVGAHDLRQDDKSVRIGVKSYHVHPKFNKHTLQNDIIILRLEKEVEQNKNVMKISISKNEREMEAGSVCSVAGWGRLSFNGRKSYRLMEADVKIMNNTECKNKWNDNFLAPEMMCVYGHGGSCKEDGGGPLVCKDTAVGVTSFGDPEICNNPERPVVYIKISAYIPWICSVIQNVE; encoded by the exons ATGACCATCATCTCTCTGCTCCTCCTGATCTCTCTGCTTCCACACCTGACCTTTACTG ctcGTGTGAAGGTGGGGATAGTGAACGGCAAGGAAGCAAAACCCCACTCCAGACCTTACATGGTTTCTCTTCAGAAGAACTTTAAACACATCTGTGGTGGATTCCTCATCTCTGATGAGTTTGTCATGACTGCTGCACACTGCTGGAAAGG aTACCCAAGTATTCTGACGGCTGTGGTCGGTGCTCATGACTTAAGGAACTGTAATCGTTCATGCAGTGTTGAAGTGATGTCCTACATCCCACATCCATACTATACAATCTGTTCACGTCAGAATGATATCATGCTTTTGAGG CTACAAGAAAAGGTCAAACTAAACAACTATGTTAAATGGATATCGTTAACGAAGAAAGGAGATGTTAATGGAGGCACTCTCTGTAATGTTGCTGGCTGGGGAAGACTGTCGACTGATGGCACACTGAGCAGTGTTTTAATGGAGGCAAACATGACTACAATAAACCAAAGGGAGTGTCTGCATAAATGGGGATCAAAATACTCTGCCTCACAGATGATCTGTGCACATGGTCGTGGAGGATCCTGCAAA GGAGACTCTGGAGGTCCGCTGGTTTGTGGAGACACTGCAGTTGGTGTCACATCTTTTGGGTCCGGAATACGCTGCAATTCACCTGACTATCCTAATGTCTATACTGAGATTTCAGCATTTCTTCCATGGATTCAACAAATTATTcgaa TGTTTGTAAGTGATAGCCTACCGATAGTCTTCATCATGAACATCATCTCTCTGCTCCTGCTGGTCACTCTGCTGCCAAACTTGACATTCACTG ttcatGTGAAGGGGGGTATAGTGAACGGCACAGAAGTAAAACCCCACTCCAGACCTTTCATGGTTTCTCTTCAGAAGAACTGGAGACATGTCTGTGGTGGATTCCTCATCTCTGATAGATTTGTTATGACTGCTGCACACTGCTGGAA AAATGAGAAACTAACGGTAGTGGTTGGTGCACACGACTTAAGACAGGACGACAAATCTGTCCGCATTGGTGTGAAGTCCTACCACGTGCATCCAAAATTCAACAAGCACACTTTGCAGAACGACATTATAATTTTGAGG CTGGAGAAAGAAGTCGAACAAAACAAGAATGTAATGAAGATTTCCATATcaaaaaatgagagagagatggaagCTGGTTCTGTCTGCAGTGTAGCTGGCTGGGGAAGACTGAGCTTTAACGGGAGAAAGAGTTATCGTCTCATGGAAGCAGATGTGAAGATCATGAATAACactgaatgcaaaaataaatggaatgACAACTTTTTAGCCCCAGAGATGATGTGTGTCTATGGCCACGGAGGAAGCTGTAAG GAGGATGGAGGAGGTCCTTTGGTTTGTAAAGACACTGCAGTCGGTGTCACTTCCTTTGGTGACCCAGAAATCTGCAATAATCCTGAACGACCTGTAGTTTATATAAAGATTTCTGCATATATTCCATGGATCTGCTCTGTTATTCAAAATGTTGAGTGA
- the LOC122328192 gene encoding LOW QUALITY PROTEIN: granzyme-like protein 1 (The sequence of the model RefSeq protein was modified relative to this genomic sequence to represent the inferred CDS: substituted 2 bases at 2 genomic stop codons), which translates to MAIISLLLLISLLPHLTFTALVNVDIVNGQKAEAHSRPYMVSLQKNKEHICGGFLIHNQFVXTAAHCRNKXDFSSILTAVIGAHNLKDKNEGSVRFGVKSYHKHPGYRPKSHTYQNDIMLLRLQKKVKENSKVKIIKIQTQKEDIKADSACRVAVWGSLRTNGSANDRLMKMRVYVMDNAECKIRWGEIYSIPKMMCTYGIGGFCDPTFTVRYTVFNTE; encoded by the exons ATGGCCATCATCTCTCTGCTCCTGCTGATCTCTCTGCTTCCACACCTGACCTTCACCG CTCTTGTAAATGTGGATATAGTAAATGGCCAGAAAGCAGAAGCTCACTCCAGACCTTACATGGTTTCTCTTCAGAAGAACAAGGAACACATCTGTGGTGGATTTCTCATTCACAACCAGTTTGTCTAGACTGCTGCAcattgcagaaataaataagactTTAGCAGT ATACTGACAGCTGTGATTGGGGCACATAACCTAAAAGACAAGAACGAGGGGTCTGTCCGCTTCGGAGTGAAGTCCTACCACAAGCATCCAGGTTACAGACCTAAGAGTCACACATACCAGAATGACATTATGCTTTTGAGG CTGCAGAAAAAAGTCAAGGAAAACAGTAAAGTcaagattattaaaatacaaacacaaaaggaagacATCAAAGCCGATTCTGCCTGCAGAGTCGCCGTCTGGGGAAGCCTGAGGACTAATGGCTCAGCAAATGATCGTCTAATGAAGATGAGGGTGTATGTAATGGATAACGCAGAATGCAAAATCAGATGGGGAGAGATCTACTCGATCCCGAAGATGATGTGTACATATGGCATTGGTGGATTCTGCGAC CCTACATTCACAGTGCGCTACACAGTATTTAACacagaataa
- the LOC122327181 gene encoding granzyme B(G,H)-like, whose amino-acid sequence MMTIISLLLLISLLPNLIFTARVKVGIVNGKEAKPHSRPYMVSLQFMGHHICGGFLISDEFVMTAAHCWKGYPGLTVVVGAHDLRKSKHSYRVEVKSYIPHPDYPLCSIRNDIMLLRLQEKVNINRYVKWISLPKKDVNGGTVCSVAGWGRLSMKGRTSSVLMEANLITINNKVCKNRWGPKIFTSRMICAYGCGGSCKGDSGGPLVCGDTAVGVTSFGSGIRCNSPDYPNVYTEISAFLPWIHKTIKNTE is encoded by the exons ATGATGACCATCATCTCTCTGCTCCTCCTGATCTCTCTGCTTCCAAACCTGATCTTCACCG ctCGTGTGAAGGTGGGGATAGTGAACGGCAAGGAAGCAAAACCCCACTCCAGACCTTACATGGTTTCTCTTCAGTTTATGGGGCACCACATCTGTGGTGGATTCCTCATCTCTGATGAGTTTGTCATGACTGCTGCACACTGCTGGAAGGG ATATCCAGGTCTGACGGTTGTTGTTGGCGCTCATGACTTAAGGAAAAGTAAGCATTCATACCGCGTCGAAGTGAAGTCCTACATCCCTCATCCAGACTATCCGTTATGTTCGATTCGGAACGACATCATGCTTTTGAGG CTACAGGAAAAGGTCAACATTAACAGATATGTTAAATGGATATCGTTACCGAAGAAAGATGTCAATGGAGGCACTGTCTGTAGTGTTGCAGGCTGGGGAAGATTGTCAATGAAAGGCCGAACGAGCAGTGTTTTAATGGAGGCAAACTTgattacaataaacaataaagtgtGTAAAAATAGATGGGGACCCAAGATCTTCACCTCACGGATGATCTGTGCATATGGTTGTGGAGGATCCTGTAAA GGAGACTCTGGAGGTCCGCTGGTTTGTGGAGACACTGCAGTTGGTGTCACATCTTTTGGGTCCGGAATACGCTGCAATTCACCTGACTATCCTAATGTCTATACTGAGATTTCAGCATTTCTTCCATGGATtcacaaaactattaaaaatactgagtga